AGTGGCGGCCGAATAGGCAAGTCCTGTTGCTCGGCGTCCGTTTTTCCACTCCGAATAGTCGGATGAATCAGCCAACATCGCCCATAATAGCGGGAATGTTGGCCCAGAAGCCAATGAGAAAATGATTTGGGTGGCGAAGATCAGTACCAGATTTTCAGGCCCGGCGATATAATTTACGGCAAGCGAAGCTGAGATAATGATCAAGCAAGCCATCAAAACAGGTGCTTTACCGAATTTCTTTGATAAGTAATTGGTAGGGAATACTCCGATCAACACGCATACCGTTCCAATAACCATAAACATGGATGCCAAATCTTTACGACCGACAAAATACTGGAAATAATACATTACAGCGGAACTACGTACACCGATATAAATCAAAATCAAGATCGAACTGAAGAACAAGACCAACCAAGGGCGATTACCCGTTAGGTCTTTGAAGTCTTCTTTGATCGAGTTAGAAGTTTCTTTTACCGGCTTCACGCGTTCTTTGGTGGTAAAGAAAGCCGCCAAAAGCGCCGCCAAACAGATTACCCCAAGGCCTGCCATCGCCAATGGATAACCTTTTGAAGGATCGCCCTCCCCTAATTTTTCAACTACTGGAATCAAAAACCCCTGAACCATCAGCGTCGCTGCATAGGCGAAAACAAACTTGAAACTCGAAAGCGAAGTACGCTGTTCTGGGTCCGGCGACATCACGCCAATCAAGGCATTGAATGGCACGGCTACCATGGTATAGAATATCAGAAAAGAGAAATAAGTCGCATAAGCATAAAACAATTTCCCCGTAGCCGAAAGGTCAGGCACGGTAAACATCATCACGGCAGTAAATACCAACGGCAAAGCGCCAAGCATGATGTACGGACGGTATTTTCCCCATCGGGTATTTGTTCGGTCAGAAACCGTCCCCATGATTGGGTCATTCAATGCATCAAAAAATCTTACAACAAGAAACAAGGTTGCCGTTGATGCTGCTGGAAGCATATAGACATCTGTATAAAATGCGGGCAAGAAAAACATTAATGTCTGCCACAGGCCACTGGAGGCCAGCTCGCCAAGACTGTAACCAAACTTCTCCTTAAATGAAAGCTTCATCCTAATATGATTATATTAAAAAAATAGTTCGTGTGTTGGGTACTGAGACCGCTTCCAGGCTCAGAAAATCAAAGTCACCACCAACTGATGACTTCATTTCAAAAAAACGTCGTTGTTGCTCAACACATTTTCGATCCGTACAAAGGTTGCGGTTTGCGAGCGGCTTTGAGGTGTCGGATATTTATTTTTGTAACACAAATGGAGATGTGGGCTTTAAATTTTGCAAAAAACATATTTGCCCTTTTTTAAACTATCTGTTCACTGCCTTTAAAGATTTATCGCTTTGCTTTGCAGTGTTTACAATCATTTTTCAATATTCATATTTTTTAAAAATGGCGACTTTCAAAGAACAACTTCATAAAGTATATCAGCAATACTTCGAACTGATTGCAACTCCAAATGCCCCAATCAATGACGAGGAAGGGTATGTAACAAGATATAAAAACCCCGTATTCACCGCAGATCATTTTCCTCCAAATTGGATGTATGACCTGAACGAGGAAACCAACCCCTATTGCGCTAAGCGATTGGGCGTAAATGGTGTATTGAACCCTGGTGCTATTTACCTGAACGGTAAAACTTACTTGATGCTTCGCGTTGAAGGTTATGACAGAAAATCCTTCTTCGCCATTGCTGAAAGTGAAAATGGTATTGATAACTTCAAAGTTTGGGAGCACCCAGTGGTCATTCCTCAGCATGATAATGAAGATACCAACGTTTATGATATGCGCCTGACGCAGCACGAGGACGGATACATCTACGGTTTGTTCTGCTCGGAGCGCAAAGACCCGAACGCACCAGATGGCGATGAGTCGGCCGCTGTTGCTGCCTGTGGGATCGTTCGCTCTAAAGACATGAAAAGCTGGGAGCGTTTGCCAGATTTGATCACCTTCTCGGGTCAGCAAAGAAACGTAGTATTGCACCCAGAATTTATCGACGGCCAATATGGTATTTATACTCGTCCGCAGGATGGATTTATCGACACCGGTAAAGGTGGTGGTATTGGTTTTGGACTGACAAAATCAATGGAAAATGCGCAGGTGGACGAAGAGGTGATCGTTGATCCTAAGTGTTATCACACGATCAATGAAGTGAAAAACGGTCAGGGACCTGCTCCATTCAAAACAGAAAAAGGATGGTTGCACCTTGCCCACGGGGTTAGAAATACGGCTGCCGGTCTTCGCTATGTGCTGTATATGTTCATGACTGACTTGAAAGATCCAGCAAAATTGATCGCCAAGCCATCAGGTTATTTCATGGCACCACAAGGCGCCGAGCGCATTGGTGATGTGGGCAATGTATTGTTCGTTAATGGCTGGGTACGCCATGAGGATGACAGCATTTATATCTATTATGCTTCTTCAGACACCCGTGTTCACGTAGCCAAAAGTTCAGTAGATCAGTTGGTAGATTACTGCCTGAACACGCCAGCAGACCCATTGAAAAGCCATTTGTGTGTGGATCAGCGCATCGAATTGATTGACAATAACAAGTCAGTGCACGAGGAAATGCTCAAAGCATTTGACGTATTGGTATAATTCCCAAATTAGATTTAATCTCACCCCACGGACTTGGTTTCGTGGGGTATTTTTTTGCCCAAAAGTTGAGGCAAAAAAATAGTGTAACCTGTCAGGCTACACTATCATTAGCGTACGATCATCTCACGCTATCAAAATCTACAAACCCTCTTTTCCCCCAAAAAGAGTGGCCATCTATTCAAAGCATAATAAACACTGAAGTAATTTATCGCTTGTGCATATAACAAAGATGAGGATTTGATGATACTTAAAGGCTCATAAATGATGATAAAAGGGGGAAAGATCGTCAATTATTGGAGTGCATAACCGTATGAAGGCAAACCTCTTTTTCCTAATGAGTGGGACGCTCGCGATTCAATACGCTCAGTTCGTTATGCACTCTTGTCAATTTATTTAATGAATCAGCACTTTTTTAGTATGGGTTATACCATCCATGCTGATTTGCATCAGGTAAGTGCCCGAAGGAAGTGAGATCTGCTGCGCCTGTTTTAATAAGCTTCGCTGCATGATTATTCGCCCCATCGCATCCAAGACTAACAGTTGATCAATAAGCTGACCATTGGAATCAATATATACCGTTCCATTAGAGGGATTAGGATAGATGACTACCGAAGGAGCGTCATTGACCAACACCCTTTGGTTGGCTAAATCATTTTCCGGAACGTAATCCTGATCATTGGTCACGACGACCCTATCAACAGGGGTGCCATCCTCCCTCAAAAAAAGACTGATCCGCTGCTTTCCAACAGCCACATTGAATGTTACCGGCATTTTTGCCCACTTCCATTCCGTCAGCTGATCCGGCAGATGCCAACTGTGGATCAATTTACCATTCAAGGCTACATTGACGGAATTGTCCGTCCCATTTGGGGAACGATGACGCAACCACAGATAATGCACACCACTTTTCACAAAATCAATATCATAATGAACCCCCGGCCCTGTGGTCGAATTACTTACCATAATGTTTCCATTATCGGGCACCTGAATAAATTGCTCCTCACTTGCAGATACATCAGCAAAAATCTGCCATTGCATTCCATTTGCCAGCCCCTCTCCTTTCTGCGCATCCGAATATTTCTCTGCCTCAAAAATCACTACTCCATCTGCTCCTTGCTGATGAACAATTTCTGTTGGGCTAACAACAATGTTCGCTAACTCATAATCTGTGGCCTCCCCACCCGGTGCTATTGCCCGAACCCGAATTTCGTGCGTACCTACTGGGAACTCCTGCTCAAAAATATAGGGGGACTCTTTCAGGTTGGCCAGCCAAATCCATTTGCCGTCGGTAACCCGAAAAACATTTACAATATCCACTGTGCCTGTTACGGTGGCTTCTATTTTTGTAGCCTCCCCTTCCTGGTAGGTCTGTCCTTCAAAAGGACTGACTAAGCTCACACTCATCGGTACTTGTTCCGGTAAAGCCGAAGGATCTAAATCGGGATCTGTGGCAATGACCAACCGATCGACCTGCGTGCCATCTTCCCGCATATAAATACTAAATGTTTGTTGGGTAGCAGAGGAGCTTTCAAATGTCAATGACGCCTTATACCACTGCCAGCCCTGAGCTTCGCGGAGGCTCCAGTCTCCTAAATTATTCCCTTCATGCGCAAGGATAATTGAATTATCTGAGCCCGTAGGTGCGTTGGCCCTAACCCAAACATAATGCGTACCCGTCTGCGTGAAATTAATTGTGTAATCCATCCGTGGACCATTAAGTGATCCTGCAGAATTCGAATTATTATTGTCCTGTACCATCATATAGGTGCCGCCACTTGCTTCAGGATCGCTGAACTCATACCAGAATTTATTCACAAACTTTCCCAGGCCATCATCACGATAACTATAAGTTTCGGCCTGCACATTAATGACTCCATTTGCATCCTGCTGATGCACTTGCCCATTACCCAAATCAATATCAGCAGTCGTACCATTGAATGCGACACTTTTGGCCGATACATTCCCCTCCTTATCCCGGGCTAAAACCTGTAAGCTATAAGTTGTATTCGGGTCAAGTCCATCTATTTCCAAATAAGCATCAGGGGTCTTTTGTCTTAAAACATTATCGATATATACTTCATAATTCTTGATCCCAGAGGCATCCGATGCCGGGCTCCAATGAAGTTGAAAAGAGAACGTTTCGATATTATTTATGTACAAATTTGAGGGGACTTCCGGAGGAGTAATATCATCGCCGGGCCCCGCTTTAACGGTAACATATTTCTCTCCTTCCGAAGTAGGAACAGACCATTGCCCTTTATGGTCAATCGCTACTGCAGTAACCAATACAGAGGTGCCGTCAGGTACCGGCGGATTCCAATTCAGTGCGAAGTTATTGGCTTTGTCTTCACTCTCTCCAATAAAATGCCAATCGTAAAAATAACGGACAGCCCGGACGGTTGAGGAAGCATCAACCGTTAAATCCACACTGCTCAACCCGACCTGTTGCCCTTCAGTCAGGTTCAAACTGACCGTCGGTGCACTGGCAATTCGGTACACACCATTGGTTGTTGGATCCATCGCCTTTTGATAACCAAAGCCGTAAATCATCGAATTATTTTGCTGATGAACCGTAAACTCCCCGCCCTGTACACTGAACTGATTCATAAAGGTTTGCTCTGCTCCCGGCCAACTCTGCGGATTGTCAATCAGATTGGGATAGGTCCCTCCCCTTGTCCAATATTCAGACGTGATCCCAATCGTGTACCAATAATCTGTTGTGGTAAAATAACTCGTCAGCCCAATATAGGGCAAACTTGGATAAACCATGCTGTTGCGGTCATTGCCCAGCCAGCCATTCGGATTAAAAATCCACTGATCCGACTGTTCGCCCAATCCCGAAAGGTAGGTCATGTTCAGTTGGTTGCCCCCCAAAACATAGTTCAATGAATTATGCACCACATCAAGGTATTTCTGATCACCTGTTAATTTATGAGCAAAAGGAACTAAAGTCAATCGAGGAGTATTCATCCCTCCCAACTGCAAAAACTGCCCAAATTCCGTTGCTATACGGAAAGCGTTTTTCTGATTATTCCATACTTTATAATTATCTGCCTTGCTGATCACCTGTTCTTTACAAAGGTCTCGTGTATTCAGGTCAAGATTTGGATGGCTGTCATCAATAAGTGAAAATAAGGCGTAACAAACGTCGATGATATTCTGATTGGACCACTCCCCGTTGGCTTTCTGAGGTTCCCAGTCCAAGTAAGTTTTGAAATCATCCTGATACTTTACCTCACCCGTAAGGCGAAACAAAGCTGCAGCAGCAAACCCTTTGACCCGATATTCATTATTATTGACACTCGACAGATCGGTATCTTGAGGGTTAGCCTCAGCCCAGGCATAAGCTTCCTCCGCCTCTTTCAGCCAACTTGCCGATTCCGCATGACTCCCAGATGCGGTCAGCTGATGCCATTTGTCCAGGCAAATAGCATAATAAGCGGCCAAACCCGCATAATAATAGGTCTGCCAGGCAGACTCTCCCGAAAGGTACCAATCTCTATGATCATTCCAGGCCGTTGTGTTGTCTCCGGGCACCGCATTTTGCCCCACATAACCGGGCACACCACCCGAAGCCCCATATTCCTCTTTGAGGATCGTTCGTGCACGTTTATAGTAAT
This genomic interval from Persicobacter psychrovividus contains the following:
- a CDS encoding glycoside hydrolase family 9 protein; the encoded protein is MGLLVFMAFPIQGAELIRISPISNTMVLVYIEDGFIDTYGEGQGVPQNKTYHDPAALNQLLNPANYMVSSVDDPDFSSPQTAINIGRKSKAIHYNDQWSKVPYVFGHWVYIELPFPLKEGKNYDFKIQKIVEGREEWPLNFNSKHLRSETVHVNMVGFAPASPKYGYLSQWMGDFNTADHPNGGLTLDQYDGQPFRIVKYATGEVVYSGTVALRRRKDFRESGNTDFAPTYNYSNADVFECDFSDFSAEGEYVLSVDNLGCSYPFEIGGDATKEPFYFAMKGLFWSRQGVDKEMNDGSIIPRDHHYEDNLWLWDNDYLPGGDHSNKGFNVGNAVAVNGIYGYYHDAGDWDGYIHHAKVPISLLMLYDLAPDKFHDGDIDNRYRLSADSPWIDEGSNGIPDLLDEAVWLINYYKRARTILKEEYGASGGVPGYVGQNAVPGDNTTAWNDHRDWYLSGESAWQTYYYAGLAAYYAICLDKWHQLTASGSHAESASWLKEAEEAYAWAEANPQDTDLSSVNNNEYRVKGFAAAALFRLTGEVKYQDDFKTYLDWEPQKANGEWSNQNIIDVCYALFSLIDDSHPNLDLNTRDLCKEQVISKADNYKVWNNQKNAFRIATEFGQFLQLGGMNTPRLTLVPFAHKLTGDQKYLDVVHNSLNYVLGGNQLNMTYLSGLGEQSDQWIFNPNGWLGNDRNSMVYPSLPYIGLTSYFTTTDYWYTIGITSEYWTRGGTYPNLIDNPQSWPGAEQTFMNQFSVQGGEFTVHQQNNSMIYGFGYQKAMDPTTNGVYRIASAPTVSLNLTEGQQVGLSSVDLTVDASSTVRAVRYFYDWHFIGESEDKANNFALNWNPPVPDGTSVLVTAVAIDHKGQWSVPTSEGEKYVTVKAGPGDDITPPEVPSNLYINNIETFSFQLHWSPASDASGIKNYEVYIDNVLRQKTPDAYLEIDGLDPNTTYSLQVLARDKEGNVSAKSVAFNGTTADIDLGNGQVHQQDANGVINVQAETYSYRDDGLGKFVNKFWYEFSDPEASGGTYMMVQDNNNSNSAGSLNGPRMDYTINFTQTGTHYVWVRANAPTGSDNSIILAHEGNNLGDWSLREAQGWQWYKASLTFESSSATQQTFSIYMREDGTQVDRLVIATDPDLDPSALPEQVPMSVSLVSPFEGQTYQEGEATKIEATVTGTVDIVNVFRVTDGKWIWLANLKESPYIFEQEFPVGTHEIRVRAIAPGGEATDYELANIVVSPTEIVHQQGADGVVIFEAEKYSDAQKGEGLANGMQWQIFADVSASEEQFIQVPDNGNIMVSNSTTGPGVHYDIDFVKSGVHYLWLRHRSPNGTDNSVNVALNGKLIHSWHLPDQLTEWKWAKMPVTFNVAVGKQRISLFLREDGTPVDRVVVTNDQDYVPENDLANQRVLVNDAPSVVIYPNPSNGTVYIDSNGQLIDQLLVLDAMGRIIMQRSLLKQAQQISLPSGTYLMQISMDGITHTKKVLIH
- a CDS encoding glycosidase, with product MATFKEQLHKVYQQYFELIATPNAPINDEEGYVTRYKNPVFTADHFPPNWMYDLNEETNPYCAKRLGVNGVLNPGAIYLNGKTYLMLRVEGYDRKSFFAIAESENGIDNFKVWEHPVVIPQHDNEDTNVYDMRLTQHEDGYIYGLFCSERKDPNAPDGDESAAVAACGIVRSKDMKSWERLPDLITFSGQQRNVVLHPEFIDGQYGIYTRPQDGFIDTGKGGGIGFGLTKSMENAQVDEEVIVDPKCYHTINEVKNGQGPAPFKTEKGWLHLAHGVRNTAAGLRYVLYMFMTDLKDPAKLIAKPSGYFMAPQGAERIGDVGNVLFVNGWVRHEDDSIYIYYASSDTRVHVAKSSVDQLVDYCLNTPADPLKSHLCVDQRIELIDNNKSVHEEMLKAFDVLV
- a CDS encoding MFS transporter, with the protein product MKLSFKEKFGYSLGELASSGLWQTLMFFLPAFYTDVYMLPAASTATLFLVVRFFDALNDPIMGTVSDRTNTRWGKYRPYIMLGALPLVFTAVMMFTVPDLSATGKLFYAYATYFSFLIFYTMVAVPFNALIGVMSPDPEQRTSLSSFKFVFAYAATLMVQGFLIPVVEKLGEGDPSKGYPLAMAGLGVICLAALLAAFFTTKERVKPVKETSNSIKEDFKDLTGNRPWLVLFFSSILILIYIGVRSSAVMYYFQYFVGRKDLASMFMVIGTVCVLIGVFPTNYLSKKFGKAPVLMACLIIISASLAVNYIAGPENLVLIFATQIIFSLASGPTFPLLWAMLADSSDYSEWKNGRRATGLAYSAATFAQKTGVAIGASATMAVLSWYGYVPNVEQGAGALQGIKSAMTVYPAIFAGLSAVCFFWYNLSDEKLEKIKSDLEQQQAHNSKEEPKTVTLNV